One Endozoicomonas gorgoniicola DNA window includes the following coding sequences:
- a CDS encoding pyridoxal phosphate-dependent aminotransferase, which translates to MAIANYSIQEWLFDKAHGKFKYDLAESGVQFQHVRDLQINYDWCLDYSVDRGGENLRNCIKAMYSSYGELYSLVTHGAQEALYLFYNSLLNKDDHVICTLPGWQQAWEVPKKIGCKVTLLEWKPGYGFPVDKLVESINKKTKLLIINSPCNPTGVTLTAQELSQLISICQSKGIWIINDEEYLVDFKDSVVNKYNKSVSVSSLSKIYGLPALRLGWAVSRNQSIIEEMVNYKRYTSVSNSLLLENTAIHVLQEKNKHIERFKNYIDSARPILDNFAKLADEYLTLVEPENTPYAWFNTKEKVDSSLLALELLNQHHLLIMPAELFGYKNGIRLTYARDLTYLTNSLNMILETLNILNSSHKCITHDFSCIYSS; encoded by the coding sequence ATGGCAATCGCAAATTACTCTATTCAAGAGTGGCTATTTGATAAAGCACATGGAAAGTTTAAATATGACTTAGCTGAAAGTGGTGTTCAGTTTCAACACGTCAGAGATCTTCAAATTAATTATGATTGGTGCTTAGATTATAGTGTTGACCGTGGAGGTGAGAATCTAAGAAATTGTATTAAGGCAATGTATAGTTCATATGGTGAACTATATTCATTAGTCACACATGGTGCTCAAGAAGCTCTTTATCTATTTTACAATTCCCTACTTAATAAAGATGATCATGTCATTTGTACATTACCAGGTTGGCAGCAAGCTTGGGAAGTACCAAAAAAGATTGGCTGTAAGGTCACATTACTAGAATGGAAGCCTGGCTATGGATTTCCTGTAGATAAACTTGTTGAAAGTATTAACAAAAAAACAAAGCTACTAATTATCAATAGTCCTTGTAACCCAACTGGTGTTACGTTAACAGCTCAAGAGCTTTCTCAGTTAATAAGCATTTGTCAATCAAAAGGTATTTGGATAATAAACGATGAGGAATACTTGGTTGATTTCAAAGATTCCGTTGTAAACAAATATAATAAATCAGTATCAGTATCAAGTTTATCTAAAATATATGGTCTTCCTGCACTAAGACTAGGTTGGGCAGTATCTCGAAATCAGTCAATTATTGAAGAGATGGTTAATTATAAGCGTTACACTTCGGTATCAAACTCTTTACTTCTTGAAAATACAGCAATACATGTGCTGCAAGAAAAAAACAAGCATATAGAACGTTTTAAAAATTACATTGATTCAGCTAGGCCAATACTTGACAACTTTGCAAAGTTGGCTGATGAATACTTAACTTTGGTTGAACCAGAAAATACACCCTACGCATGGTTTAATACAAAAGAGAAGGTTGATTCATCACTGCTCGCTCTTGAGCTGCTTAACCAGCATCACCTCTTGATAATGCCAGCCGAGCTGTTTGGGTATAAAAATGGAATTCGATTGACATATGCAAGAGATTTAACCTATCTCACCAATAGTTTAAATATGATTCTCGAAACATTAAATATCCTGAATTCAAGTCATAAGTGCATAACCCATGACTTTTCTTGCATCTATTCCAGTTGA